Proteins found in one Candidatus Margulisiibacteriota bacterium genomic segment:
- a CDS encoding lytic transglycosylase domain-containing protein codes for MDWATIFVVFVIIFSIFSTSHQDPQKTFLEKPTKFRQARMLSQNVDASMTGQIPSYDATNLNTYQIITSYIMDNFSTVPIGDVLTIAENIIVYSNIYNLDPLLMTSLIAVESEFNRCAVSPSGAKGLGQLMDFNLQCYKVSDPFDIEQNIRATCTMMRELLDTWKGDVQYSLASYFEGVNAIIRKKDSPFSEKTTRYVYKVMSRYEVLKQYK; via the coding sequence ATGGATTGGGCGACGATTTTTGTAGTTTTTGTAATTATTTTTTCTATTTTTTCCACATCACATCAGGACCCGCAAAAAACATTTCTGGAAAAACCTACTAAATTCAGACAAGCCAGAATGCTCAGCCAGAATGTTGATGCATCCATGACAGGACAAATTCCATCATATGACGCTACCAATCTAAACACCTATCAAATAATTACCAGCTATATCATGGACAATTTCAGCACAGTACCGATTGGCGATGTTTTGACTATTGCTGAAAATATTATAGTTTATTCCAACATCTATAATCTTGATCCTCTGCTTATGACTTCTTTGATAGCAGTGGAATCAGAATTTAACAGGTGCGCCGTGTCACCTTCTGGTGCCAAAGGCCTGGGACAATTGATGGACTTTAATCTGCAATGTTATAAAGTCAGCGATCCTTTTGATATTGAACAAAACATTCGGGCGACCTGTACCATGATGAGAGAATTGCTCGACACCTGGAAAGGTGATGTTCAGTATAGTTTGGCTTCCTATTTTGAGGGAGTAAATGCTATTATACGCAAAAAAGACAGCCCGTTCAGCGAAAAAACGACTCGCTATGTATATAAAGTTATGAGCCGTTATGAGGTTTTAAAACAATATAAATGA
- a CDS encoding proline--tRNA ligase: MRYSQYFIPTLRDVPADAEVPSQIFALRGGYVKKIAAGIYDYLPLGLRVIRKIENIIREELNKKGAIEILMPSMVPVELWQESGRWYAYGKELLRIKDRADREFCYGPTHEEVIVDMVRNNIQSYKQLPVNLYQIQAKFRDEIRPRFGLMRAREFTMKDAYSFHSNTESLDKTYQDMFEAYSNIFKRCGLKFRVVRADSGNIGGNASQEFMITADTGEDAILYCDHCDYSANIEKATTIIKNIDSEPAKKMELVNTPDKKSIEEVAKFLKVPDYKTMKAVFYRFLKGDKLGFAMVFVRGDYEINETKVKNILDATTIELAKPEETSEYWGCENGFIGPNKPSKKKTDYQVVELFDNSLTNAKNMVCGANQKDKHLLNFNPARDLSRFEDIVFVDLNMTREGDDCPECHKGKLKKERGIEVGHIFKLGTKYSKAMNASYLDEKGLEQNFIMGCYGIGVGRTAMAAIEQAHDEHGPLWPVQIAPFEVILITANMETPEQVTAAEKLYIELQNKNIEVLFDDRKDRIGVKFNDADLIGAPLRIIIGKKIAEGIIELNYRTGNKVDITFKGAAELIADILKKL, translated from the coding sequence AATTGAAAACATTATTCGTGAGGAACTGAATAAAAAAGGTGCCATAGAAATACTTATGCCTTCCATGGTGCCTGTGGAACTTTGGCAGGAAAGTGGTCGCTGGTATGCATATGGCAAAGAACTACTGCGTATCAAAGACCGAGCCGATCGCGAATTCTGCTATGGGCCAACCCATGAAGAAGTTATAGTTGATATGGTCAGAAATAACATTCAAAGTTATAAACAATTACCGGTAAACCTCTATCAGATACAGGCTAAATTCAGAGATGAGATCAGACCCCGTTTCGGGTTAATGCGGGCAAGAGAATTCACCATGAAAGACGCCTACAGTTTTCATAGCAATACCGAAAGCCTGGATAAAACTTATCAGGATATGTTTGAAGCCTATTCCAATATTTTTAAACGCTGCGGACTGAAGTTCAGAGTTGTAAGAGCCGACTCAGGGAATATCGGCGGCAATGCTTCACAGGAATTTATGATAACTGCCGATACCGGTGAGGACGCTATTTTATATTGCGATCATTGCGACTATTCTGCCAATATTGAAAAAGCTACCACCATAATAAAAAATATTGATTCGGAACCAGCAAAAAAAATGGAACTTGTGAATACTCCGGACAAAAAATCTATTGAAGAGGTTGCGAAATTTCTGAAGGTACCAGATTATAAAACCATGAAAGCCGTATTTTATCGGTTTCTCAAGGGTGACAAACTGGGTTTTGCCATGGTCTTTGTGCGTGGAGATTATGAAATAAATGAAACAAAAGTAAAAAATATTCTGGATGCTACCACAATAGAACTTGCCAAGCCTGAAGAAACTTCGGAATACTGGGGCTGTGAAAATGGCTTTATAGGACCTAACAAACCATCCAAAAAGAAAACTGACTACCAGGTTGTCGAATTATTTGACAATTCTTTAACCAACGCCAAAAATATGGTCTGCGGGGCCAATCAAAAAGACAAACACCTGCTTAATTTTAATCCTGCGAGAGATTTAAGCCGCTTTGAAGATATTGTTTTTGTTGATCTGAACATGACCAGAGAAGGTGACGATTGTCCGGAATGCCATAAAGGAAAATTAAAAAAGGAGAGAGGGATAGAAGTCGGGCATATTTTTAAGCTCGGGACCAAATACTCCAAGGCTATGAATGCCTCTTATCTGGATGAAAAGGGCCTGGAGCAAAATTTTATTATGGGTTGTTACGGAATCGGAGTAGGACGCACAGCTATGGCAGCTATAGAACAGGCTCATGATGAGCATGGGCCTCTCTGGCCAGTGCAGATAGCTCCTTTTGAGGTAATTCTAATCACCGCTAATATGGAAACCCCGGAACAGGTGACGGCAGCGGAAAAACTATATATAGAGCTGCAAAATAAAAACATTGAGGTATTATTTGATGACCGTAAAGACCGGATTGGCGTGAAATTCAATGACGCAGACCTTATTGGGGCACCGTTACGAATAATAATCGGGAAAAAAATAGCAGAAGGAATAATCGAGCTCAATTACAGAACTGGCAACAAGGTAGACATAACTTTCAAGGGAGCCGCAGAGCTGATTGCCGATATATTAAAGAAACTTTGA